The DNA sequence CTCTCAAGCCAGTCGCGAATCTCTTCCCCAGCCGTTCCTCGCAACCCACAACCATCCCCGATAATGTCTGTCGTTGCAACTCTCAAAGGCGACATGCCGCAGCAAGTACGATCACTCGTGAGTCGCCCCCGATCCTCCGTTCCTCTCCCTCGGGCTTGTTGCCTCGGTGCAAAAATTCAAGCGGGCAGAGATCTTTGATATGTCGCTTCTTGAAGGCTTCAATGGATTTTGAGATTGCTGACGATGGACTTCCTGCAGTACCGCCAATTATTACGGCAAGGCGAGCAATTCGCCGCGTACAACTTCCGCGAGTATGCGAAGCGACGGACGAGGGATGCGTTCCGAGAGCACAAGGACGAGCAGGATCCGCGAAAGGTGCAGGAGCTGGTTCAACATGGTTTGAAGGAGCTTCAGGGCATGAAGGTGAGGATACATAACCTTTGTCGAGTCCAGGGCTGGGGGCTGACGGCGGAGCAGAGGCAAACAGTCATTAGCCAGTTCTACCAGCTGGATCGGTTAGTTGTCGAGGGTGGGATCTCGGTGAGTATTAGCTGTCGAGCGAGCAGCGAGGTAAATACTGATATCTGGATCAGGGCAAGCAGACGGGCAAGCATGGAGGGATCGTGAGGCAGAAGGAGCAGGGGTATGTCACAGCGCCGATATCGAAGATCTCCGAGCAATACTGACAACTGCATAGTTACGACTGAACGGACCGAAACATGACGATATCTTCCATCCAACTCAAATAAAAAACCAAGAGACGAATCGAGTGTACAGTAGGACTTTGGGGAGCTATGTATATGTATCGGATACCACACAAGGGGTTTGAGGGCGACGGCGGACCGTGAAGGCTGCGCCGAACCTGAACAAGGAGGGTGCATCACGGTTGGGGACATTAACGTTAGACGGCGAATCTCAATTCTTCCTGGCTTGGCTTCTCTACTATTTGAAGATCTATTGCTGTGCTTTGCTGGGACCGGCTTCGGCTGGTTGTGGTTGCGGGCCATTTTCATCCCCAGTTTCAGTGTATCCTTCCAAGAGGGATAGGACTACAGTTACAACGTAGGACATTATCCCACTGACTCACCAGAACTTCCCATAAAAATTCTCTCTAAAACTGCCATTGTTCACCTGTGACGTTTTTTTCGTCCATGCCATTCACGTTGCGCAGCCCAGCTCAAAAAGTTTCTGTGTGTTATGTCAGCCGGCTATCGCCACATTTAATTGGCCAGTTGGCATCAACCACTGGAATCTCCATCGCGACTCGCGACAAGCCTCTCAGCCTCGTACAATACAGACCCAGAAGCAGTTTATTCTCACCAGCGCCACGCCACCCAATCACGGAAAACCGTCTCAACTTGCCTGCATTAACGTCACTGCACGAGCCGTTGCGCTCTTTCATCCGCCGCGATGGCCCCGGGAGTATGTTGCCTCTTAATTGCTGCCTGCCGCAACCCTCGACTGACGTGGATAGACGCGACGCGCCAACCGTTCTGGATACGCCGAACACGATGACTTCGAAGGTGCGATATCGCCGATCGCCAGATTCAATACATACTAACTCGCCAAAGGTCTCCCCGTGCGACAATGGCGCCACGAGTGGGTGAATGTGGTGCCGCCTCCACAACAGGAACAGCCTCAGAAGAACGACATTTGGTCCATCGAGCTCATCCATGGCATGCCCAAAGACTCGAACCTGCTCCCACCGCATAGCCAGGAACTTCTCGCAGCTGCGCGATCCGGTAGACTCTATAAGCGATCAGCgccggccgaggaggaagaggctgatgCTGAGGCGGTTcccgagaagctggagaagaaggaggaggacacAAGTGTTAAGGGCTTTAGCATCAAGGTCTGGAAGCAGATGCCTCGCAACGTCGACACCCCTTCTACCTCCCACCTCGCGAAGCGACGCAAGAATACCGTGACGATTGCCAGCCGGACGGTCGAGGATAAGGTCCAGGGACCGACGGTTACGAGAGCGACAGTGAGGAGGATCGACGCGGCTGGAAACCCATACACGGAAGAGGTCACGTTGGCCGATGGACAGCAGGTTCAAGGCGAAATCATCTCGACGAGGATCGAAGCTGCGCCCGGGCCTGGCCTTGAGATGACTGCCACGACGCCACAGTCGTCGAGACGACGACCTCCACCTCCCAAGagaaaggccaaggctggtcCTGGcagaggaaagaagaagatcaagaaccCCGTTCCGGAGGCTGGTGCGCCTGCACCTGCGGCACCTGCTGGCACAGCAAATGGAGCTGCTCCGGCTGCGCCCGTCAAGCTTGAGCACGCTGCGGAAGCTGTAAGATCCCGCGTCGTGGGTGTTTGCTCTCGGTTGCTAACTGTACATAGGCTATTAAGCAAGAGCGCGAAGATTCAGCGAACCAGGATAGCCCCATGCCCgatgccgacgatgatgatgacgacgatgacgaggatggcgaagagggagaagagggcgaggagggtgaaGGAACACCAGCGGCAGAGAGTCAACCGAGtggcgacaacaccaagtcGCAAGATCATGAGATGACAGATGCGGCCCCAGCTtccgctcccgctcccacTTCTGCTCCCGCTGTGGTTCCGCCTCCAGCTCAAGCTCCGACTACAGCTCCGGAGGCTGCGGCTACAGCCCCAGCTGCAGCTCCAGTTCCGGCACCAGCACCTGTCCCGACCCCTGACACGGCCGCTCTTCCAACCGAACAACCCGATGTCGAGATGGAAGACGATACCTCACCACAGCCCCCACAACCAAGCTCTCTCAaccttgctcctcctccgttAAACCTCACCCCTGGAGGCTCAAGACTTGAGGGCAGCCCGCTGAAGAACGTCATCCTTCCCTCGCCTACTGTAGAAAAGAGCGAGGAGAAATCACTTGCGGCAGTATTGGACGCTCCTGTTGAGGCAGACAAAGCACCAGTGCCTGCaacagaggaagagaagctAGTGAAGGCCGCTATCGACGCTCCTTTCGAGGCTGGCAAGGTTCCAGAGGTGCCTCCAGTGCCCGTGGTGCCCGTGGCACCTTTGGTATCTGAGACAACAGACTCAACTGTGGCCGAGCCGCCATCGACAGTCGTTGGAGATGCCCCTGAGGCTGCAATTGAGCGCGATGTACCGACTTTGGAGCCGAGTGCCAACGACGCACTGTTACCGCCCCCACCTGAGCAGGTCGGCAATATTGCGACCACACCGAGTGCCGGTGAACCAAGTACCTCGGCCCCTGGAAGCGATATCAGACCAACGGCAGAGAGTCAGTCTGGCGAGGAGGCCACGACAGTCCCCGAGAGACCACCCTTTGAGCAGATGGATACAGGTCTGACTGAGGATACTATCAAGCCTGAAGACTCGGCCTCTTTCATCGGAGCACCCTCTGAAGTAGCCGATGTCCCAGTGACTGATGCCCCAGTAGCTGCTCCTCAGATTGAAGAGCCTCCCCCCGAGCCGCCAGCAGAGACGACTATCCAGGAGACTAGCGTTGAGGAAGTCAAGCCTACATCACCTCAGCCCGAACCTCAGCCCGAGGCCCAacccgagatcaaggaggaggagccagcTCCTGTTGAGGAACCTGACTTGCTTGGTGACTTGATGGGCGAGCTTGACCGTCAGTCCGAACAGAAGCCGAGCGAAGTGCCAGTCCCGGCACCAGAGCCTGTTGCTGAAGTTGTCGCCGAGCCAGCCGCGGAACCAGCTCCTGAACCTGCACCTGAGCCCGTACCTGAATCCGCACCTGAGTCCGCGCCGGAATCCGCACCGGAACCAAGCCCGGAACCAGCCCCTGAGTCGGCCTTGATACCATCCGAACCACCAGCAGGACCTGCGGAAGAACCTATGGTTAC is a window from the Fusarium keratoplasticum isolate Fu6.1 chromosome 5, whole genome shotgun sequence genome containing:
- a CDS encoding Complex1-LYR-dom domain-containing protein, coding for MSVVATLKGDMPQQVRSLYRQLLRQGEQFAAYNFREYAKRRTRDAFREHKDEQDPRKVQELVQHGLKELQGMKRQTVISQFYQLDRLVVEGGISGKQTGKHGGIVRQKEQGYD